From the Telopea speciosissima isolate NSW1024214 ecotype Mountain lineage chromosome 9, Tspe_v1, whole genome shotgun sequence genome, the window ATCAATCAACATCCACACTGCATTAAAACCTTGGATTGGACAATATGAATATATTGTATCAGGATTGGATTGGACACTTTTGCCGTGAAAATAttgataaaatttttctttgactATTTTGCCTTCCCTGATTCGATACCACTGATATCGGTCAATCTGATCCCGATATCTACAAGTATGGCTACAATCGACAAGGAATTGAATCGTCAACACTCGATATACATGAAGAGGAATCGAACTCCTTTGTAGTGCGGGGGTGCACTATAGATCTTGTAACGAGTCACCAGAGCTCACTACGTGGATGAGCAACCATTTGAACAGCACAAATCGAGCTGAAAatccaaatttcaaaaataagaaattcTCCTGTCCATCGTATGTGCACCACGCTCAGAATTTCCAACTCGATCTACACCTTCTAAATGGGAACTCGTCCACGTGTGCGAGCTCTGATGCCGCACTACAGAGGAGCCAGATCCCATGAAGAGTCATGGCTTAAAAATTTTAGAAGTTTAGATTGAAAGTCATTGATTTAGACATTAGAGAGGATATTTTTGAGTGAGAAAACAACAATATATCTTAAATAGTTGCTGGAAGATGTTTcaagaaacataaaaacaaaaaaacaaacaaatctgTCCGGTCTGGCCGCTGTTACAGATTTGCGGCTTTTTCACATGCTCTTTCTTTTCCTGGTACGAAAAAATAGACCATTAAGTTGGATCATTATAATAAAATGTGAGAGGGTGCTATGAGCAAGTGGTATTGAGGAGTGCATAGGGATAACTGTTTTTTGTATATGATAATGATAATGACCTAAAACTTAAAAGAGGATCAAAACTAATATGAAATGCTGGTCATATAATCACTCCAAAGCCATGGTAGGAGTATTGTAATTATGAATTTGATTTTGCGACAATAGTTATTTTATTAATGGTAGATATGACCTAAGTCACATCACTTGACGTTGTCCTAAAAACCATAGATGTCTCCAATGGTGTAACTGGGACAAGTGTGAATCAGTTTCCAAGATTTTTCAACACTTAAGAATCggtaaaatagaaaaacaaaagtaTGTTCTTTGCATGTACACACATATACACAAGATGAGAGACAGTTAAAAGGAGAATAATACTTAAGAATCATATTCTAAAGTGTCAGGGACattctctatttatagaagaGAGAAGTACCTTGGAAACATCTTtccaaaatggccaaaaaatgTGTTGATTAAGATaatacacaaaaaataaaaaaaaaatggtcattCAAAAGATATAAACTACCAgccaaaaaggaaaaaccatACCTCAAATCCATGGAGACAAGAGAGCATAGTGACCATTTCTTTCATTGAATCCTAACCTtgtagtttctatttcaataTATAAACCTCAATTTATCCTCTTCCACTACCAATGTGGTACTTAAGTTCTTCTTTCCATGTGTTATGTTAAAAGCCTAAAAGCAATATCGAAAAGATATTGAGTTAAACACCTGTGGGTGACAAAAACAAGTGAAATACAAAAAGAGGTATTTTAAAACTTCTCATTTAAAATTCATTTAGCGATAAAGAATGCTAACTGGGTCTCTAGGGCATGCACAATGAGAGGTGCATAGAGGCATCATGGGGAtgggggcggtcatttcgcaccCCCATTAATCTAGGCGCATGGGCTATTGGTccagttagcgttctttttcccattcatTTGGACATGCCGCCAGCTTTCAGTAAATTAGCGCACACAAATCATAAGATTTGacacaagaagacaatggtttccaaaaggagaggagagaggatgacacatgcaGAGTACCCATGAGATGTGCCCAAgcttttcccttcttttattaaCCATTTAGCACGTTCTATGATCATTTGCATGTTACAAATAGTTTTAGGACTTAAAATTTAACTAAACACGCATGCACCCTTGTTGCAGCTAAGAACTGATAAGTATCAAATTCGTGGAAACACGTCTATGAgacggaaaaaaaaatcctctccaattctctaaaAATGCAGTGCGGTGTAGCTCGGGACTGGAAACTCAACACATGATAGGGATGGCATGCAATAGTgccgagcttgagaagaaacaaaaataaaaaactgactCAATGAAACAGTGTCGACCTCTCAACCCTGAACTACTCCACAGTCGGAGATGAAGGAATTGGTGAGGATTTTAATCCCTACTAGACTACTACTAGCATAGTAGCATCAATCATAAACCATAATAAGCCCCTCTCAGCTAGctcaagaattaattaattaattaattcttatTCTGGGCATGTATTAATTAATAACGTTTAAACCACATCTACTTACTTTTTTTTCTGCAAATGATTTGCTCCTTTGCTTTGCTCGATCCTTCGATTGCCTCTGTGACTAGGATACTGTgaccatggaacaaaaactcgaccgaaacctatcgaaaccatagagttaactcggtttcccaggtttccaagacgagttgaagggggattttataaaatccctggattcgaccgggtttcgatggtttcaactagtttcgaccatatttcgatggtttcgacacatatgtccatcgaaactaggggaaacttgactcgaaactaggacagacatgtatttatgccagaaactgcCAAAAATCAGGACAAACaattagttatgtctaatatcatttaagtaaatgcttttgtatttgtatttacttaagatattattcattaataagcaaataccgcctatttgaatccaataaaaatagttaaaattccaaaaggaaaaaaagtcaaccccccaggccaagaataaaaactggattttttacaataggtgtaattttcaactttctaattctggggtttttctcaaatctaaaaattccatagatcttaatatggcaaaacattgctaaaaaccaaaagtgcgacaaaatattcatttgttttgatgtccaaaaatatatttttattcagcatacacaccaaattaagtttgatcggtacataacttcttcaatataaatcaaatttaagcaatcttggacttattggaaagctaccaaaacaaagctttataacaaatccaagattgcttaaatctcatttatattgaaggatttatgttccagtcaaatcttatttgataccatgtccaagaacaatatacagtatcaaacttggttCAAAACCAcgagtaatatttttagtgttctctatgtgaaattaatgcatggattgagtataaaatgtcaaaaataggcaacacaacaagaatcagggcaaaaaaacaacttctgggcctcgaaatcaaggttcgagttagcttgGAGAGAGtcaagtttcgaccgagatatggtcgaaatcgagaagaactcgttttctggctggtcgaaacctagtcgaaacccgagttttagaaccttgactATGACTCTGaccatttattattattagttcCATTAATTGTTCTTGCAGGGATCGAAAGTTATTTCTTGGACGTACGTACCCTTATGACCTTTCTCAATGGTCAACAATGGCTTCTGCTAGCAGCCTGGGTAGTTCATTAATAGGCTGTTAGCAGCATAGGCCAATTTGACTCCTCTACTTACGCCTGCCCCTATAGTTGTGTGTGcctcacacacaagcaaggcaaaatgtaccgccttacccctatccGAGCGGGGGTAGGGTGGTACTTTTCACCATGCTTATGTGTGGGGGCGCACAACAGTACCGGGCAGACGGAAATAGAGGAGTTGGATCAACATGCATGTGTTATTATTACTAAACCAATCacacaaaaagaagagagaagactTGAGAGGATTATTACAATCTTTTTGCTTCTTATTATTTGAAACCATGTGAATTTGATGACGCTTTCTAGCTAATATCTTCTTCAACACACTCTTTGTCTTCCAAAAATTGCTACAACATTTGCAGCACACCACACCTCTCTGCTCTCCCCCTTCAACAACATagaactttttgttttttttttttttttttttgggtcgaaTGTAGAGTTATGCATCAGAAATATACCAACGATCAAATTCAAGTATGTCCCAAAGAAAGTAGAGGGCATACAGACTCATTTACAATGGGTTTGGATCTAAATCTAATGCCCACCTTCTTCATGTTGTACCAACTAACTCCTATTCTTCTTTACTATTATTAGTTTtaaatgattaaaataaaagaaattttaaaattcttATTTTTGTCATCCCCCACAAGTGTTAAACCCAAGATCTTCCTTTGACAAAGcaaaagaataagaaatattttttttttattaatattaattttgtGTATAGAAATACAAAATCTTTAATCCTACAATGGAATTGGATGTTTCCAAAGGATTTGAGGTTGATTAGAACCACATTTTTAAAAGAGATATGATGTCTCGGACGCCTAGCAACCTCCCATGTcgttattaaaaaataaaaaattcaaaaaaaaagaaagagaatttaTCGGACCAAGCAGCAAGGCGAGTACCTGGGCTCAGACACAATAATGATATTGGAATAGAAAAAAATCCAATGTCATTTAACAAGCCATGAATAGTAATGATTCTAACTCATGGCGTAACGTCACGAAAAATGAGATAGAATCAATGTCTAAAAATCAAGTGTTTATAAGTACTTGTTGAATTCCCAAAAGGAGCTATTCTACCCAAAATGACCAGCACCCAGGAGTACATGTGCATGTTATGTGTTTAATAGAATCCACTCTAGTGTATAGGTACTAGATTGAACCAGATTGAACCAGACTTgtatgagataaaaaaaaaatttatataagaATAAAATAGGTTAAAAGACTTGATTTAACGCATTGAATCAACAAATTCGAACATTTTATCAGTCTCCTCTTTTACTCTTTTTCCAAGACCTCCGGGGGCATTTattatctatctatctataaaTGGATATGTCGTGGCCTTCCAACCCAAacatgatatttttttttttttggttggggacCCAAACATGATGAACATATGAAAACGGAGGAGGTAAGGtaatagaagaaagaagcaaaGGGAGAGAATGAAAGTAAAGGAGACACCAAATACAGCAGCAGCAGACTGACTATTTCTAAGAGGCGCCATGAAAGCAGCTCTGCTATGTAACTCTATTATCATCTCTCCAACTCCGCTCTCCACAACGTTTCCCTCACGCTTATCCCCCCTTATCATCAAGCCCAACCCTTTCTCCTCTCGATCTCTTCTTACCGAGACCCTCGAAGGTGAAACTACACAAGAAACGACTTCCAACTCTGTTTGCCGTCGCCTCATTCTGCTTCGCCACGCGGAGAGCTCCTGGGAAGATCGCACATTACGAGGTACGGAAGCACTCCATTTGATGTGTTGGGGCCCTTTTCACTCTTCTTTATTCTGGCTCTCACTGCATTACTGCGTCGTTGTTGCTAAATACGGGATATATCGTTTGCGATAAGCTTCAGAGGTTTCTGGAACTTGGGGTGGTGTCTTTTCCTTCATTCAATAATTGTATTTTTGATTTGACTACGAGGTATGGCAGCTATCCATTCATGAACAGGCACCCCTCAactctgctctctctctctctccaaatctACTGTTTGATTGTTCTTAAAATGCGGGAAATTTAGTATTCAGTAGATTGGTTTCGGAGCTTAGGGTTGAATGCTTCATTCATTCATGAACCTTGAGCTTTTGTACCTCGGAGCCAAACCGGACCTGCGTTCCCACGCTGCAGCCGAGCTTTTTTCCATTTCACCAATCGAAAGCCCCTACTCATACTCATATCAATCAATAATGTATTCATGAACTTATCGAATTAGGTACATTTATTTACAAGGCAACAAGATAATGTGGAGTCGGGATTTCATTTATCTTTTCGTATTCAGCACTCTGTTTGTTGAGTAATTGACACTTGCTTGATTTGGGCTTATGTGAAAACGACAATGAACTGATGAAGGAAAGGTCATTCCATCCTTAATAAACATTTCAAAGTTTCGTGATTGTATTCCGCCAAAAAAGTTTCTTGATTGTAGTTCTTGTTTTCACTTACTCAGATCATGAACGCCCATTAAGTAAAGCTGGACGGGTCGATGCTATCAGTGTTTCTCACAAGCTCCAACAGTTGGGTTGGATTCCTGAACTTATCTTATCTAGGTTAGactttttaaagaaaaaatttcagtCAATCTATATATAAACCAAGTATTATGGATTGTTGTATTATCCCAATTTACTGGTTTATCCATGCATAAGTGGTGCAAGTTTAGCCTTGAACTTATCTCATTGATTAATTGGTTCAGTGATGCTGCTCGAACAAGGGAGACACTTAAAATTATGCAAGAACAAGTACGAGGCTTTTTAGAAGCCGAGGTGCATTTATTTTCGAGCTTCTATTCCATTGCAGCAATGGATGGGCAGACTGCTGAGCACATTCAAAAAGCTGTCTGTGAATATTCAAGGGATGAAATACTAACAGTGATGTAAGTCTCTTAAACTCAATTACTTTCCTTGTTCTCTTACATTGTTTATGGACAATAAACCTGCTTCCGTCTGATGGTGAGTTCCAATAGGTCCTCGTGGCAGTTATGGCCTAGGTTACTCCGAACTTAAACTAATTATTTGCTCGAATTTTAAAGCCTTTTGTGTTCCATTGACTTGTTTGGGGTTAGGTTTTCTAGAACAATTGAGAATCACTCATGTAAACGAGGACCTTAAAAGAAACATAGTTGTTTGGCAGTGCCAAACTAGGAGTTGGGACACAAAGATCAACTTTTCCACCTGGTGATCTCATATAAATGTATGTGATTAAAATATCTGATTATATTGGATAGATCAAAGAAATATATTATGCTTGTCTAGTGAAAACGAATCCAATGCAATGATTGGTAGGAATGTCTAATCAGTTCATGCGTTTTCATACTAGATCTCCAGGTATGCCAAGTGAAATGCTGGGGTTCCTCCATGTATATTTGCTGCCATGTATTACACTGGCTTTTGTCAATAGCCTCATTATTTATTAGATCCCCAAAAGCATATCATTTCCTGAACCGATAATCTGAATACAAACCTTTTACTCCAATAACTTCGTCTGGGAATCAATTTGCATGAGGGACAAAAGGTCATAACATGGTAAGACCTCCGAAATCATAAAATCCAAGAATAATATTCTAACCAAATTACAATATGCTTTGGTATGATGTTGTTGCATCAAAATGCCACCATTCAGTAAAATTACAATACGCTTTGGTGCTTTTATCTATTTGCCACTATACCTTAAATCATACATGCTTTTTCTTTCTGTACCAAGAAAATGCGACTTGTTGACCTTTGGTTTTCCTGAATCGTGATCCTAAAATAACTTATTTCCTGGCATGCAAAGAGCCAAAAGATTAAAGAGtaagaaatatatttttggtaGGAGTTAAGAGTAATGTAATACTGATTTTAAGAATTAAAACAgtaccaaaatggaataaaaaagagGAACAAAAATCCAGATTAGGTAGAAAACTCATATAACAGAATCAAATACTCAGATGGACCTGAAGTCAGGTCGAGTTCTCTTCTTAGGGATGGGAACTTTTACTGAAAATTTCAGAttgatccaacggtcggatctGAATTTATGGAGTATTCCTAGTGACACTAGGATAGAGGCAAATCTGTCAATCTAGAAGTCTGATTCAAGAACAGATTGCAGAGTTAATTAACCCAATAGAATATCAATATGCAGTGTTAATTTCAGATCAATCAAACCAGCAGATAGGTTAAATTGATTCTCAGGTTTAGGGACCCTAGATGCAATCCTACTTAGAATAGGATTGTATCAAATACTTAGCAGAATCTGAAATTGAAGACGGGATATGATTGCAAATAATGTCGACAGAATATTTCtgaaatcagaatcaaaatcaaacaatcCTAGTAAGAATTGGACTGTAGTAATTAACCAACAGATTCAGGTTCTGAAAATAGATTATGAGAGACAATAATGTCAAGAAGAGAAATCAGAAAAAAGATCAGAATAAAGACTCACCCTTGAATTCAGCAATCCCGATAGTAAGAGGATTAAAAATCACAGGTAGTTTAATGGCAGAATTGCAGAAAATATAGCAGCAGATCAGTACCTTAAAGAGGAGAGAATAGAGAGCAATGCACCCAGGCTTCCCACCTCTAGGTGTTGGCTGGATGACACACTAACCCAACCATGATCATACAAGGGAAGATCATACTATGATAGGCAACGAAGACaaaacttttcattaatcaaaattcgtgtacatTGCTGGATCCCTTTATAAACTTATATAGAAtactcaaaaacagactcaaacactaaaaaagaaaggcctaacccaattctTAACCAATTGGGTAacataaattgactaggaaactgaaataataaaggagactgactcaaaacaggactggacttatagaatcctaatccagcctaactaaaacacttaaataATTTAATCTTTGGAAAACAACTGCCTAGCACAGTTTGTAGAGTGTGGAGCATAAAAGCCTAccctaccaggaggtcttgggttcaaacctcctggttctcatcttcccttcccccccccccccaataggATAGAGTAGGTATCTACcacccaaaataataataataataatatcaattaaaataaagaaaataaaaacaaatactTAATTAATCCTGTATGCTTAAcctctacccatattataggcccaattaaagtggcccattacattGAAAACACAtggggatcaaaggcccaacacatacataatccaacccaaagcttattttcaataaaataaccCATTTATATGATTTATCTGCATATATTGTTGTAAATATAGATGGCATTACCTAATACTCAGTGATTGTACAGGTGCATGGGACATAACAGGGGATGGGAAGAGGCTGCCTCAATGTTCTCCGGTGCTTTGGTAGAATTGAAGACATCCAATGCTGCTTTGCTTGAAGCTACTGGCAAGTCTTGGAATGAGGTTAGGCATCTGTTAATATGCCATTGCTGAACTTGTGCGAATTAGTAACTTGTTTTAATTAATCAAAAGTTCCAGCCCCAGCTAAAGTAATAGACTGGGAAGTCTTTTGGTTAATATTCCCCCAAATATCTTATTGGTTCCAAGAGCATAGATTAATATTTTCTTACACATTATACCTTATATCCATTTTTAAACAGTTAATGTGCCTCTAGCAATTACACTGGCCCTCTCTTGGATT encodes:
- the LOC122639833 gene encoding uncharacterized protein At3g52155, chloroplastic isoform X1, whose product is MKAALLCNSIIISPTPLSTTFPSRLSPLIIKPNPFSSRSLLTETLEGETTQETTSNSVCRRLILLRHAESSWEDRTLRDHERPLSKAGRVDAISVSHKLQQLGWIPELILSSDAARTRETLKIMQEQVRGFLEAEVHLFSSFYSIAAMDGQTAEHIQKAVCEYSRDEILTVMCMGHNRGWEEAASMFSGALVELKTSNAALLEATGKSWNEAFSLAGLGGWKLHGIVKPNAS
- the LOC122639833 gene encoding uncharacterized protein At3g52155, chloroplastic isoform X2, encoding MKAALLCNSIIISPTPLSTTFPSRLSPLIIKPNPFSSRSLLTETLEGETTQETTSNSVCRRLILLRHAESSWEDRTLRDHERPLSKAGRVDAISVSHKLQQLGWIPELILSSDAARTRETLKIMQEQVRGFLEAEVHLFSSFYSIAAMDGQTAEHIQKAVCEYSRDEILTVIDCTGAWDITGDGKRLPQCSPVLW